ACAATTGAGTGACTTAAAAGAATTAATATCAGAAAAACAGCAAATTTATATTTTGGGAAAATTGAATCTTTTAATAGAATACCTGAAAGAAAATTTCAATAAAAAAATTTCTATTATAGTTTCTGGAGATACTGGCTTTTACAGTTTGGTGCCATATCTATCTAAGAATTTGTCAAAAGATAGTTTAAATGTGATTCCCTGCATTTCATCATATCAATATTTATTTTCACAACTAAAAGAAAATTGGCAGAATTACAAATTGGCAAGTATACATGGTAGAGATTTTGATTATTTAAAACATATAGAGGATGAAGAGATAGAAGGACTTATACTGCTTACAGATGATATTCAAAATCCCTATGAAGTTGCAAAAAAACTGTATGAAAACAATGTGAGAAATATAGAAATTATTGTAGGTGAGAATTTATCTTATGAAAATGAAAAAATAACAAAGATAGATATAGAAAATTTTGAACTTTTAAATAGAAAATTTGATATGAATGTTTTGGTTTTGAAAAAAGGGGGAAACTATGGAAAAAAATAAAATAAAAATAGGATTTTTGGATAGAAATGCGGTGGGACCTTTTGAATTAAAAGAAAAATTTTCAAAATATGGTGAATATACAGAACTTAATCTTACAAATAATGATAATATAACAGATTATTTAAAAGATTATGATGTTGTGATTTTAAATAGAATTAGATTAGGCAAAAAAGAATTTGAAAAAGCTCCAAAATTAAAATTAGTTTTGTTAACTGGGACTGGCTATAATCATATTGACTTAGTTGCTGCCAAGGAATACGGCATAATTATTGCTAATGTAGAAAATTATTCTACTAATTCAGTAGCTCAACTGACAATGACATTTTTATTAAATGAACTAACTAAAGTAGAAAAATTAAGCCAAGAGGTGAAAAAAAATAAATGGCTTGAAATTTCTAATAAGATGGATAGATATTATCATGTAGATACAGAAGATAAAGTTTTAGGTATTTTAGGCTATGGAAATATAGGAAAAAAAGTAGAAAAGTATGCTAAAAGTTTTGGTATGGAAGTTATGATAGCTAAAATCCCTGGACGAGAATATAAGGATAATTTAGAAAACAGATTTCCTTTAGAGGAAGTGCTACAAAAATGTGACATATTAACTATTCATGCTCCTTTAAGTGATTTAACAAGAAATTTAATAAATTTAGATAGAATGAAAAAAATGAAGAAGTCTGCAATAATTTTAAATTTAGGAAGAGGTCCTATAATAAATGAGGAAGATTTGTACTATGCCTTAAAAAATAAAATAATTGCTTCAGCAGCAACAGATGTTATGACAAAAGAACCACCTCAAGATAACTATAAATTATTTGAATTGGAAAATTTAACAATAACTCCACACCTAGCTTGGAAATCACTAAAAAGTTTGGAAAGACTTTTTAATGAAATAGAAAACAATTTAAAATTATTTTTAGAAAATAAATTAATAGGCTTAGAAAGTAAATAATTTTTAAAAGAGAGGGAATTATGCATATATATGATAAAGAGTTTACACAGACAGAACTTCCTATGACAAAGCAGGAAGTTAGAGCAATATCTATTGCTAAACTTATGCTAAAGCCTGATTCAATTTTGATTGATGTGGGAGCAGGGACAGGAACAATAGGAATAGAAGCTGCAACTTATATGCCACAGGGAAAAGTTTATGCAATAGAGAAAGAAGAAAAAGGTCTGGATACCATAAAATTAAATGCAGATAAATTTAATCTTACAAATTTTGAATTAATACATGGAAAAGCTCCAGAAGCCATACCTAATATTCCCTATGATAGGATGTTTATCGGTGGTTCAACAGGAAGTTTGGAAGATATTATAAAACATTTTTTAATTTATGCAAAAGATAGAGCAATTTTAGTTATTAATACTATAACTTTGGAAACTCAATATCAATCTTTAGACATTTTAAAAAGATTAGGTTTTAAGGATATAGAAATAATTTCAGTAACTATAGGTAGAGCGAAAAAGATCGGTCCATACACTATGATGTTCGGAGAAAACCCTATTCATATAATAAAGGTTGTGAAGAGAAATTCTAATTGAAAACCTTATAGAGATTTTCTAAGTAATGAGAATTGGAAGTTTTTAAAAATATCAAAGGTAGTTGATCAAAATATTTAATAACAATGAGATGATGGTAAATATCGATTACGATAAGATAAAGGCTAATAAATGTTTTAAACTACTTATTGAAAGATTAAGGAGAACTATGGAAAAAAAAATATTTCTTTATTTATTTTTACTATTAGTTTCATTTTCTGACAAATCAAAAATATATGGAAATGAAAATATCGGATTTTTAAATTATAGCAATTTAATAATAAGCCCTAGTATACAAAAAGAAAGAGTCTATAGAGATTTATATAAGGCAATATCGTATAAAGAAAATCCTTTTATACAATTTAAAATTGAGTATAGAAGATTATTGGAACAAAAAAACAAAGATATCGTATGGCAAGATTTCAAACCATTTATATATAATATAGAATTTAACTTAGATTTTTACACTAAAATGTTGAATGGTGCTAAACAAACTACAAAGAATAAGCCATTTTATAAAGAAATAGATGGAGAAGCAGAGGAAATTTTAGATATATCTTTAAAATTAAAAGATAATATCTTATCAATAGTAAAATATTATAAAAATAATGTAAATTCTGTAGATGAAATCAAAAAATTAAACAATGAGTATTTTTTTCTTCAGGAGGCATATGTAAAAGAAAGTAAAGAATTTATAATTGAATTTGATAAATTTGATAAGACCTTAAATCCTGATAGATTCAATACTAATTATCAGATAACAAAATTTAAATCAGTAATGGATGAGTTTTTTTCAAGATTATCCGGCTATACTAATTCTTCAAATTTTGGCTTTGATATATATGAAAAAACTATAAAAGAAGGACATAGAGATTATGAAAATTTAGTAAAAGAAAAAATGGATGAATTAAGTACTGTTTATTCTTATTTAAAAAACTTTAATTTACAGTTTTCCAAAATACAAATTAAACTTGAAAAACAAACTGAGAAAGATTTGGAAGCAGGAGAGATCCCAAAGGAAAAATTTAAAAAATATTTAGAAAAAAATAAGATTTTTATTGATGAATCAAAAAAATTAGAAGAAACAGTAAAACAAAATTTAGAATTAACAAATGGAAGAGAAATAATAAAAGCTAGTAAAGATCTAGGAAAGAAATTAGATAAAGTTTTTGATAAATATTTCTATGCAGACAAAGCATATGAAGCTTTATTTTATAAGTAATATACAATTTTTATCTATTCGAAATAAGATAATTATCCTAAATATTTAATAACACTTGGTGATGTAATGATAAATACTGATTATGATGGAACAAAAGTTATTAATGCTTTGGAGTGGTTGTTGAGAGAATAGGTAATATTAATTTGGAATAAATAAGAATTAAGGAGGTAAGATGTGAATATTTTTTCAATAGGAGGAACAAGTTATCAACTTACGAGGGAAAATTATATACAAGCAACAAATAAAAAAGAGCCTTACTTTAAAGGGGAATCATATTTTGCTATTTGTCCTTGTTGTGGAAATCCTATTCAAATTATTAATTTATTTAAAGAAGAATACGAAGAAAATATAACTAAAAGTAGAAAAATGCATGGTAGACATGTTCCAAGAAGTATTGCTGGTGTTGCAGAATATAATGAAGAAAAATATAATTTATGTAAATTACATAATCCAATTGCATTTAAATTAGGGGAGTTGAGAGAAAATCAAGAAGAAAATGAAGAATTTAGAAAACTAATTGAAAGAAATAAGAATAATATAATTAATGACATAAGAGAGATTACAGGTATTTATTTTAAAAAAGAAAAAATAGAAAAAGAAATTATACAGTCATTTTTAAGTAATAAAAACTATAGATATACATATATTAATGAATTTAATATCCCTTACTCTATTTTATATACGGAAGAGTCAATAAATATATATGGTCAAAAATTAAATTTAGATAATGAAGTAGGTAAAGAGATAAGTTTATCAGTAAAAACAAAGAGTAATTTCTTTAAAATAAATGAAGAAGAGAAAAAAATCGAAAAAAAAGAAGAAATTAAGTCATTTACAAGTATTTTTTTAATGGTACATAGGCATAGAATAAACAATAAAGTGCAGTTTATTAATATAAGAATATTTGAGGAATGCAATAATAATGAAAATATTATTTTAGAAAAAACAATTAAAATGAAAGAATTTATATATGAATAGGAGAAATATGAATAACAAATTTTACGGAATAGGTGTTGGAGTTGGAGATCCGGAAGAGATAACTTTAAAAGCAATAAACACCTTAAAAAAATTAGATGTAGTATTACTGCCGGAAGCAAAAAAAGATGATGGCTCAGTTGCTTATGAAATAGCAAAACCATATATGAAAGAGGGAGTAGAGAAAATTTTCATAGAATTTCCTATGTTGAAATCGCTGGAAGATAGAGAAAGAGCAAGAAAAGAAAATGCTAAAATAGTTGAAAAATTATTGGATGAAGGCAAAAATGTAGGTTTTTTAACTATAGGTGATACTATGACATATAGCACCTATGTGTATTTACTTGAACATTTATCTGAAAAATACTTAGTGGAAACAGTTCCGGGAATATCTTCTTTTGTAGATATGGCATCAAGATTTAATTTTCCGCTTATGATAGGTGATGAAAATTTGAAAGTTATATCACTTAATAAGAATACTGATATTGAATTTGAATTAGAAAATAACGATAATATTGTTTTTATGAAGGTAAAAAGAAATTTTGAAAATTTAAAAAAAGCTCTTATAAAAAGTGGAGATTTTAAAAATTTAATAATGGTTTCTAACTGTGGTAAAGACACACAGAAGGTATATTTTGATATAAGTGATTTAAATGAAGATGAAATTCCATATTTTACAACTTTAATAGTTAAGAAAGGGGGCTTTAACAAGTGGAAAAAGTTTATTTTATAGGAGCAGGACCTGGTGATCCAGAATTAATAACAATAAAGGGACAAAAAATAGTAAAAGAAGCTGATGTTATAATCTATGCAGGCTCATTAGTTCCACGAGAGGTTATAGACTGTCATAAAGATGGAGCTGAAATTTATAATTCAGCGTCCATGTCATTGGATGAAGTAATAGATGTAACAGTGAAAGCTGTAAAAGCAGGGAAAAAAGTTGCAAGAGTTCATACAGGAGATCCCGCAATTTATGGTGCTCATAGAGAGCAGATGGATATGCTTGATGAATATGGAATAGAATATGAAGTTATTCCAGGGGTAAGTTCCTTTTTAGCTTCAGCAGCAGCATTAAAAAAAGAATTTACCTTGCCTGATGTTTCGCAGACTGTTATTTGCACAAG
Above is a window of Fusobacterium russii ATCC 25533 DNA encoding:
- the cbiE gene encoding precorrin-6y C5,15-methyltransferase (decarboxylating) subunit CbiE, whose amino-acid sequence is MKEWLVNVLLAKNKIDVIGLGPGNIKYLSIAGIESIKNSEIIIGSKRQLSDLKELISEKQQIYILGKLNLLIEYLKENFNKKISIIVSGDTGFYSLVPYLSKNLSKDSLNVIPCISSYQYLFSQLKENWQNYKLASIHGRDFDYLKHIEDEEIEGLILLTDDIQNPYEVAKKLYENNVRNIEIIVGENLSYENEKITKIDIENFELLNRKFDMNVLVLKKGGNYGKK
- a CDS encoding NAD(P)-dependent oxidoreductase, with the protein product MEKNKIKIGFLDRNAVGPFELKEKFSKYGEYTELNLTNNDNITDYLKDYDVVILNRIRLGKKEFEKAPKLKLVLLTGTGYNHIDLVAAKEYGIIIANVENYSTNSVAQLTMTFLLNELTKVEKLSQEVKKNKWLEISNKMDRYYHVDTEDKVLGILGYGNIGKKVEKYAKSFGMEVMIAKIPGREYKDNLENRFPLEEVLQKCDILTIHAPLSDLTRNLINLDRMKKMKKSAIILNLGRGPIINEEDLYYALKNKIIASAATDVMTKEPPQDNYKLFELENLTITPHLAWKSLKSLERLFNEIENNLKLFLENKLIGLESK
- the cbiT gene encoding precorrin-6Y C5,15-methyltransferase (decarboxylating) subunit CbiT, which encodes MHIYDKEFTQTELPMTKQEVRAISIAKLMLKPDSILIDVGAGTGTIGIEAATYMPQGKVYAIEKEEKGLDTIKLNADKFNLTNFELIHGKAPEAIPNIPYDRMFIGGSTGSLEDIIKHFLIYAKDRAILVINTITLETQYQSLDILKRLGFKDIEIISVTIGRAKKIGPYTMMFGENPIHIIKVVKRNSN
- the cobI gene encoding precorrin-2 C(20)-methyltransferase, with the translated sequence MNNKFYGIGVGVGDPEEITLKAINTLKKLDVVLLPEAKKDDGSVAYEIAKPYMKEGVEKIFIEFPMLKSLEDRERARKENAKIVEKLLDEGKNVGFLTIGDTMTYSTYVYLLEHLSEKYLVETVPGISSFVDMASRFNFPLMIGDENLKVISLNKNTDIEFELENNDNIVFMKVKRNFENLKKALIKSGDFKNLIMVSNCGKDTQKVYFDISDLNEDEIPYFTTLIVKKGGFNKWKKFIL
- the cobM gene encoding precorrin-4 C(11)-methyltransferase — translated: MEKVYFIGAGPGDPELITIKGQKIVKEADVIIYAGSLVPREVIDCHKDGAEIYNSASMSLDEVIDVTVKAVKAGKKVARVHTGDPAIYGAHREQMDMLDEYGIEYEVIPGVSSFLASAAALKKEFTLPDVSQTVICTRIEGRTPVPEKENLESLAKHRASMAIFLSVHMIDKVVKSLATSYPISTPVAVVQRASWADQKIVLGTLETIEQKVKEAGINKTAQILVGDFLGNEYEKSKLYDKYYTHEYRKGIK